In a genomic window of Brettanomyces nanus chromosome 1, complete sequence:
- a CDS encoding uncharacterized protein (BUSCO:EOG093406N2), producing MTSVNPEFYLYNLTIQKPCSTVQSCIGNFTGVKKQQQIVKATSTSIELWSFNKHNGALKKICDQNCYSNIRQISTLRPLGFHKDLIIVTSDSGNLCLLSFNVELSRFETAVNQPYFKTGIRPITPGEYIAVDGRNRAFIVGAIEKNKFVYTVSHDGDSSKPTVSSPLEANRSRVVTFALCGLDVGFGDPLFAAIESEISAPNFKKTLTYYELDFGLNHVLKRYSEDLPESANFLLAVPGGIDGPSGILVCSKDMITYKYLSKMTHSVPIPKRTDQLDCSTQIVSGVVHVLKHSFFILLQSNLGDLFKVTINGVAQDSDESDGQPGLVDAIEIKYFDSMPVCNSLLIFKSGFLYANCEYGDQYIYQFEKLGDDPDDKSWISTDYPDDVAVLTAEPDQISFEVKQFDNLNLVNILENFNPIIDSKLYDSGDVFDLPVIYSLCGSGPRSSLNVLNHQLPFTEIVTQELPSVVTCIFSIVTHKEDKYDKFIVISFYDQTLILSVGEEVEEAEDSGFLTDVATQNVAQVGSTSVVQIHSNGLRQIFYDKDDKPVKNVSWSPPVGIEILHSAITNTQVALALSSRELVYFETDAQDRLIEYSEHKELESQITSLCLGNLSPGQARFPFIVAGGKDQTLTVLKTDPSSTLEIIVKEDLSSVPCSLMVLRVRDSGVFEEEEDDDDAEDNVALSTLYLHIGMTNGVYARLKFDQVSGELSNPRNQYTGPKEVHLSRLKFDHQNVVGITSVRSYLGYASAADFKITALAKPIFTELCAFKSEDVPVNGALGIHGGNLTIMTVDQLDSSLLIESIALRYTPKAMADSTDFNGMLYVAEADFQIKSPYTKGDDNGEEIISYEFDEDLQEHYQQFGYGLEAGHWASCIQVVSIEKKAVGQAVELKNEAAFKLCRVSFASDMKNDFLVISTAVNQAFAPNRNDGTFLRVYKICEDGSLLFHYKTKTESLALALISFQGKLLVGMRDLLVLYDLGKKQLLKKCSTKLEECREIVDLKTQGLRVVVSDIGDSVRYVSYQPKENEFVTFIDDYMKRHVTRTLMLDYETVIVGDKFGELSVLRCPEEISEMNESDTRGAIAAQKDSRLNGAPFRLKNVMNFYIGDVPTSFQKGSLTIGGSECILYTGLQGTIGCLHPLKTLSEINFF from the coding sequence ATGACTTCCGTCAACCCGGAATTCTACCTGTACAACCTCACAATCCAGAAGCCTTGTTCCACGGTACAGTCCTGTATAGGAAATTTTACGGGTGTGaaaaaacagcagcagataGTCAAAGCCACTAGTACAAGCATAGAATTATGGAGTTTCAACAAACACAACGGAGCTCTCAAGAAGATCTGTGATCAGAACTGTTATAGCAACATTAGACAGATTTCCACACTACGACCCCTTGGATTTCACAAGGATCTCATTATTGTTACTTCGGATAGTGGAAATTTGTGTCTCTTAAGCTTCAATGTTGAACTCTCTCGGTTTGAGACTGCAGTGAATCAACCCTACTTCAAAACTGGCATCCGTCCAATTACGCCTGGAGAGTACATAGCGGTTGATGGTCGTAATAGAGCGTTTATTGTGGGTGCgatagaaaaaaataagtTCGTCTATACGGTTAGCCACGATGGTGATTCGAGCAAACCTACGGTATCCTCGCCTCTAGAGGCCAACAGAAGTCGAGTTGTAACCTTTGCTTTATGTGGTCTTGATGTTGGATTTGGAGATCCGTTATTTGCTGCTATAGAGAGCGAAATATCTGCTCCCAATTTCAAGAAGACACTTACCTACTACGAACTTGATTTTGGTCTCAATCATGTCCTCAAGAGGTACAGTGAGGATTTGCCGGAATCCGccaattttcttctggcTGTTCCAGGTGGTATTGACGGACCTTCCGGTATTTTGGTGTGCTCAAAAGATATGATAACCTATAAATATCTCTCAAAGATGACACATTCGGTTCCTATTCCTAAGAGGACTGATCAGCTAGATTGTTCTACCCAGATAGTCTCTGGAGTAGTTCACGTACTAAAGCATTCATTTTTTATCTTACTTCAAAGCAACCTTGGTGATCTATTCAAAGTTACCATCAATGGGGTAGCTCAGGATTCTGATGAATCCGATGGACAGCCGGGACTTGTTGATGCGATTGAAATCAAGTACTTCGACTCAATGCCCGTCTGTAACTCTTTACTAATCTTCAAATCGGGGTTTCTCTATGCTAATTGTGAGTATGGTGATCAATACATATATCAATTTGAGAAATTGGGTGACGACCCAGATGACAAGTCTTGGATATCTACGGATTATCCCGATGATGTTGCCGTACTAACTGCAGAACCTGATCAAATATCTTTCGAGGTAAAGCAGTTCGATAACTTAAACTTGGTTAACATCCTGGAAAATTTCAACCCTATCATCGATTCTAAGTTATACGATTCTGGTGATGTTTTTGATCTTCCCGTTATCTATTCCCTATGTGGCTCGGGTCCCAGATCGTCCCTGAATGTACTGAATCATCAGCTTCCTTTCACCGAGATTGTTACACAAGAATTGCCCAGCGTGGTGACTTGTATATTTTCCATAGTTACCCACAAGGAGGACAAGTATGACAAGTTTATAGTCATTTCATTTTATGATCAGACTTTGATTCTCAGtgttggtgaagaagtggagGAGGCAGAAGATTCAGGTTTTCTCACTGATGTTGCGACACAGAATGTTGCTCAGGTTGGTTCTACATCTGTGGTTCAAATTCATTCCAATGGTTTGAGGCAAATATTTTATGACAAAGATGATAAGCCTGTAAAAAATGTCTCCTGGAGCCCGCCTGTTGGCATCGAAATTCTTCACTCGGCTATCACAAATACCCAGGTTGCTCTAGCTTTATCGAGCAGAGAGTTGGTGTACTTTGAGACAGATGCTCAAGATAGATTGATTGAATATAGTGAGCACAAAGAGTTGGAGTCACAGATCACCTCTCTATGCCTTGGAAATCTTTCACCCGGGCAGGCTCGTTTTCCGTTCATTGTTGCCGGTGGAAAGGATCAAACTTTAACTGTATTAAAAACGGATCCCTCTTCCACATTAGAGATTATTGTCAAGGAGGATCTCAGCTCTGTCCCATGTTCATTAATGGTGCTCCGTGTGAGAGATTCTGGTGTATTcgaagaggaggaagacgatgatgatgctgagGATAACGTGGCCCTTTCCACACTTTACTTGCATATTGGTATGACTAACGGTGTTTATGCCCGTTTGAAATTTGACCAAGTGTCAGGAGAGCTCTCGAATCCTAGAAATCAATATACGGGGCCAAAGGAAGTTCATCTTTCCCGGTTAAAGTTTGATCATCAGAATGTTGTGGGAATCACTTCCGTGAGATCGTATTTGGGATACGCTAGTGCTGCAGATTTTAAAATAACTGCTTTGGCCAAACCTATTTTCACTGAGCTTTGTGCATTTAAAAGTGAGGATGTACCAGTAAACGGTGCATTGGGTATTCATGGTGGTAATTTGACCATTATGACTGTTGATCAGCTTGATTCCAGTTTGCTTATTGAAAGTATTGCTCTAAGGTACACTCCTAAGGCAATGGCTGATAGTACCGACTTTAATGGAATGCTATATGTTGCTGAGGCTGATTTCCAGATCAAATCACCTTATACAAAGGGTGACGACAACGGTGAAGAAATCATTAGCTAcgaatttgatgaagatttgCAAGAGCATTACCAACAGTTTGGGTACGGGTTAGAGGCCGGCCATTGGGCTTCTTGTATTCAAGTTGTTTctatagaaaagaaggcagTTGGTCAAGCCGTtgagttgaaaaatgaagCGGCTTTCAAGCTTTGCCGAGTTTCGTTTGCTTCAGATATGAAGAACGATTTTTTGGTAATATCTACCGCTGTGAACCAAGCATTTGCACCCAATAGGAATGATGGAACGTTTCTTAGAGTGTATAAAATATGCGAAGATGGATCTTTACTGTTTCATTACAAAACCAAGACGGAATCGTTAGCATTAGCACTTATTTCGTTTCAGGGAAAGTTGCTTGTGGGAATGAGAGACCTGTTGGTATTATACGATTTaggaaagaagcagttACTTAAGAAATGTAGCACGAAGTTAGAAGAATGTCGAGAGATCGTGGATTTAAAGACGCAGGGACTTCGTGTAGTTGTCAGTGATATTGGTGACAGCGTTCGATATGTCAGCTACCAGCCAAAGGAAAATGAGTTTGTCACTTTCATTGATGATTACATGAAACGACATGTGACTCGGACATTGATGCTAGACTACGAGACGGTGATTGTGGGGGACAAATTTGGAGAGCTTTCTGTTCTCAGATGTCCTGAAGAAATAAGTGAAATGAATGAAAGCGACACTCGAGGAGCCATTGCAGCACAGAAAGATTCCAGATTGAATGGAGCACCATTcagattgaagaatgtgATGAATTTTTACATTGGAGATGTTCCTACCAGCTTCCAGAAGGGATCCCTCACCATAGGAGGAAGCGAATGTATATTATACACGGGACTTCAGGGCACCATCGGATGCCTTCATCCACTAAAGACTTTGAGCGAAATCAACTTTTTTTAA
- the TKL1 gene encoding Transketolase (BUSCO:EOG09340NGU), with translation MSDIDTLAINCIRVLAADTVRKADSGHPGAPLGMAPAAHVLFSNMKFNPQDPEWTNRDRFVLSNGHAVALQYVMLHFLGYDLTLDDLKSFRQLGSKTPGHPERETPGVEVTTGPLGQGISNAVGLAIAQANIAATYNKPDFTISDNYTYSFFGDGCMMEGVSHEACSLAGHLKLGNLIAFYDDNKISIDGNTALEFDEDVAKRLQAYGWEVIDVPNADTDVAAISSALQKAKQTKDKPTCIQIHTTIGYGSVNAGTASVHGSPLKPEDIAQLKKKFGFDPKKFFAVPQQVYDYYHKVSAAGAKAEKEWKSLFASYKKAYPKEAAEYERRQSGKLPEGWEKLLPSYTPADPATATRKLSETVLSDLVAGIPEIIGGSADLTPSNLTRWKNAVDFQPPQSGLGEYSGRYIRYGVREFGMGAIMNGISAYGMNLKAYGGTFLNFVSYAAGAVRLSALSGLPVIWVATHDSIGLGEDGPTHQPIETLAHFRALPNLMVWRPADGNEVSAAYKVSLESDRTPSIIALTRQGLPELKGSSVEKASKGGYVLQDPSSTAKLIIVATGSEVSLSVKAAELLEKRGIPTRVVSLPDFFSFDHQSLEYKKSVLPDGVPIMSVEVLTTFGWSKYSHSHFGLDRFGASGKANDIFNKFEFTPEGVAKRGAATVGFFKGSKLLSPLDQPFTSIQ, from the coding sequence ATGTCCGATATCGATACTTTGGCAATTAACTGTATTCGTGTCTTGGCTGCAGACACTGTCCGTAAAGCAGACTCTGGCCATCCTGGTGCTCCACTGGGAATGGCTCCTGCTGCCCATGTTTTGTTCTCAAATATGAAATTCAATCCTCAAGATCCCGAATGGACAAACAGAGACAGATTTGTCTTGTCTAATGGTCATGCTGTTGCATTGCAGTACGTTATGCTTCATTTCCTTGGCTATGATCTCACTCTGGAcgacttgaagagtttcAGACAGCTAGGTTCCAAGACTCCTGGACACCCTGAGCGTGAAACTCCCGGTGTCGAGGTCACAACGGGTCCTTTGGGTCAGGGTATTTCAAATGCTGTTGGTCTGGCCATTGCCCAGGCTAATATTGCTGCCACTTATAATAAGCCAGACTTTACCATTTCTGATAATTACACTTACTCATTCTTTGGCGATGGATGTATGATGGAGGGTGTCTCTCATGAGGCTTGTTCCCTTGCTGGCCACTTAAAATTAGGTAATTTGATTGCCTTCTACGATGATAACAAAATTTCTATTGACGGTAACACTGCTCTGGAGTTCGACGAAGACGTTGCCAAGAGATTGCAAGCATATGGTTGGGAAGTCATAGACGTTCCTAATGCCGATACCGACGTTGCAGCTATATCCTCGGCTCTACAAAAGGCCAAACAAACGAAGGATAAACCCACTTGTATTCAAATCCATACCACTATTGGTTACGGTTCTGTTAATGCGGGTACTGCATCCGTTCATGGCTCTCCTTTGAAACCAGAGGACATTGCtcagttgaagaagaagttcgGATTTGACCCTAAAAAGTTCTTCGCCGTTCCCCAACAAGTTTACGACTACTACCACAAGGTTTCTGCCGCTGGAGCCAAGGCCgaaaaagaatggaaatCTTTATTCGCTTCTTACAAGAAAGCTTATCCTAAAGAGGCTGCCGAATACGAGAGAAGACAGTCAGGCAAACTTCCAGAAGGATGGGAAAAGCTTTTGCCTTCCTATACTCCTGCAGACCCTGCAACAGCCACTCGAAAGTTGTCAGAAACCGTTTTGTCCGACCTCGTTGCTGGAATTCCTGAGATTATTGGTGGTTCTGCCGATTTGACTCCTTCTAACCTAACCCGTTGGAAGAATGCCGTCGACTTCCAGCCTCCTCAGTCTGGATTGGGTGAATATTCTGGTAGATATATCCGTTACGGTGTTCGTGAGTTTGGTATGGGTGCCATTATGAATGGAATTTCCGCCTATGGcatgaacttgaaggcaTACGGTGGTACTTTCTTGAACTTTGTTTCATATGCCGCTGGTGCCGTTAGATTGTCCGCACTTTCTGGCCTTCCTGTCATCTGGGTGGCTACTCACGACTCCATTGGTCTTGGTGAAGATGGTCCAACTCACCAGCCTATCGAAACCTTGGCACACTTTAGAGCTCTGCCAAACCTTATGGTTTGGCGTCCAGCTGACGGTAATGAGGTCTCTGCAGCCTACAAGGTTTCTTTGGAATCTGATCGCACTCCATCCATCATTGCCTTAACTAGACAAGGCCTTCCGGAATTGAAGGGCTCTTCTGTTGAGAAGGCTTCTAAGGGTGGTTACGTCTTGCAGGATCCTAGCTCCACTGCCAAATTGATTATCGTTGCCACAGGTTCTGAGGTTTCCCTTTCTGTTAAGGCTGCTGAGTTGTTGGAAAAACGTGGAATTCCAACAAGAGTGGTTTCATTACCagacttcttctctttcgaCCATCAGTCTCTTGAATACAAGAAATCGGTTCTTCCAGATGGTGTTCCAATCATGTCTGTTGAAGTGTTAACCACTTTTGGATGGAGCAAATACTCTCATTCCCACTTTGGCCTCGACAGATTCGGTGCTTCAGGTAAGGCTAATGAcatcttcaacaagtttgaGTTTACACCCGAAGGTGTTGCCAAGAGAGGTGCTGCCACTgttggcttcttcaaaggttcaaagTTGTTGTCACCTTTGGACCAACCTTTCACATCGATTCAGTAA
- a CDS encoding uncharacterized protein (EggNog:ENOG41): MTYIVDRTVYKNSNVTISKRLPPVYGSPLVVDNQFPLAQFSRIYNNLMAYLKTAKLNFELTSDEWQMVMRINYLDEETKMTVSILNGCIKRNQSVYLSDFSFLEHYIILMKFIYKLSESFDPLIPQEALVGTEVDYDNVEELNTLFNDILIYQNAKRIAGEVTDGQYDNSYIIIKVFKFFHALLEKLNDEVHLFEDYTKHPETVRRRQILRLILAYTKVLFDDNPEINDPDEVGFDNLFKFVHAVMRHYNKIRVFGTDSGMEEFNNYITVSDFLAFESFKSNVLNALLKGEEEASKEEDTLFIKELPRLPTRPIIPSHNHSSRRPPPPSSPTVIQPTPAVPTTALSEVILLPENFRVSLKTRKPIRRENSKKNKSLPRRWINELVKPSDQLTSELIKYTEKDLIVQKERSKPSSNDLSTATKTIKGRKVSLLARIYEEKLFGENYIY, from the coding sequence ATGACCTACATAGTGGATAGGACTGTCTACAAGAACTCCAATGTCACCATATCGAAGCGACTACCTCCTGTTTATGGATCGCCACTTGTTGTTGACAACCAGTTTCCTTTGGCACAGTTTTCACGTATATACAATAACCTTATGGCCTATTTAAAGACAGCCAAACTCAACTTCGAGCTTACGAGCGATGAATGGCAGATGGTAATGAGAATTAACTATCTCGATGAAGAAACCAAAATGACTGTTTCCATATTGAATGGATGTATAAAACGAAACCAGAGTGTATATCTATCAGATTTTTCCTTTCTAGAGCATTATATCATTCTGATGAAGTTCATATACAAGTTGAGTGAGTCTTTCGACCCATTAATCCCTCAGGAGGCACTGGTTGGCACAGAAGTCGACTATGATAATGTTGAGGAGCTCAATACCTTGTTCAATGACATATTAATATACCAAAATGCCAAAAGGATTGCAGGCGAGGTAACGGACGGACAATATGATAACTCGTACATTATAATCAAAgtgttcaagttctttcaTGCGTtattggagaagttgaacgACGAGgttcatctttttgaagactACACAAAACATCCTGAGAcggtaagaagaagacagatTCTCCGACTGATTTTAGCGTACACCAAGGTTCTGTTCGATGATAATCCAGAGATCAACGATCCAGATGAGGTCGGTTTTGATAACCTATTCAAGTTCGTTCATGCAGTAATGAGGCATTATAATAAAATCAGAGTCTTTGGAACTGATAGTGGCATGGAAGAGTTCAATAACTATATTACGGTCAGCGACTTTCTGGCATTTGAGAGCTTCAAAAGTAATGTTTTGAATGCTCTTCTAAAAGGggaggaagaagcatcaaaagaagaagatactttATTCATTAAAGAACTTCCAAGATTACCGACTAGGCCTATTATACCCTCGCATAATCACTCTTCCAGGAGACCACCACCGCCATCTTCACCAACGGTGATTCAGCCAACGCCAGCAGTGCCAACAACTGCCTTATCGGAAGTGATTCTACTTCCAGAAAATTTTAGAGTTAGCCTAAAGACCAGAAAACCGATTAGACGAGAgaattccaagaagaacaagagtTTACCTAGAAGATGGATAAATGAGCTGGTGAAACCATCGGACCAACTCACCTCTGAGTTAATTAAATACACAGAAAAGGATTTAATAGTACAGAAGGAACGCAGTAAACCTTCGTCCAACGATCTATCCACAGCCACCAAGACCATCAAAGGCCGTAAAGTTAGTTTACTGGCACGGATCTACGAGGAAAAGCTCTTTGGAGAAAATTATATCTATTAA
- the NUC1 gene encoding nuclease (BUSCO:EOG09343I8S) yields MFKQAAGATAISLGAFSFFWFGRSSSTKSPTQPAPSPIGTPGGPGKVPSKPLENTTPATQSSNINPTDFFSYYGFPGPIHDLEKHQEYVSVYDRRTRNPYYVVEHLTPESLRKGPTNGNRKGSFFKEDESIPDNFRALLRDYFRSGYDRGHQAPAADAKLSQAAMNETFLLTNMSPQIGEGFNRDYWASLEYFCRCLTQQYRSVRIITGPLFLPKRDPVDGKFKITYEVIGNPPNVAVPTHFFKLIIGEKSFKRDSESKEVAVAAFVLPNSRIPNEVPLSSFQVPIDALERSSGLELLKRLPDSNKKNLCKEVHCEIIVRDFTNSVKALPAPKK; encoded by the coding sequence ATGTTTAAACAAGCAGCTGGTGCTACAGCTATATCTCTAGGTGCCTTCTCGTTTTTCTGGTTTGGTCGTTCCAGTTCAACGAAAAGTCCTACACAGCCCGCCCCATCGCCAATTGGTACCCCTGGTGGTCCCGGTAAAGTTCCCTCAAAGCCACTGGAAAATACGACGCCGGCCACCCAGTCTTCTAACATCAATCCTACGGATTTCTTCTCGTACTATGGTTTTCCAGGTCCTATTCATGACTTGGAAAAGCACCAGGAATACGTCTCGGTGTACGATCGACGCACCAGAAACCCATATTATGTGGTTGAGCATTTGACTCCAGAGTCTCTTAGAAAAGGACCTACCAATGGAAACCGAAAGGGctcatttttcaaagaggatGAATCTATACCGGATAACTTCAGAGCACTTCTAAGGGATTATTTCCGTTCCGGTTATGACAGAGGACATCAGGCACCGGCGGCTGACGCAAAGTTATCCCAAGCAGCTATGAACGAGACGTTTCTTCTGACTAACATGTCGCCTCAAATCGGTGAGGGGTTTAATCGAGACTACTGGGCATCGCTTGAATATTTCTGTAGATGTCTAACACAGCAGTATCGATCAGTGCGTATCATCACTGGTcctcttttccttcctaAAAGAGATCCTGTCGATGGCAAATTCAAAATAACTTATGAGGTCATTGGTAACCCACCAAATGTAGCTGTTCCAACgcatttcttcaagttgattatCGGCGAGAAGTCCTTTAAAAGAGATTCAGAGTCTAAAGAGGTTGCTGTGGCTGCATTTGTACTACCAAATTCCAGAATTCCCAATGAGGTTCcattatcttcatttcaGGTTCCAATAGACGCATTAGAAAGGTCGTCCGGTTTAGAACTTCTCAAAAGGCTACCTGATAGcaataagaagaacttATGTAAAGAAGTTCACTGTGAAATCATAGTGAGAGACTTCACGAACAGTGTCAAAGCACTTCCAGCTCCAAAAAAGTAG
- the NOP58 gene encoding Nucleolar protein 58 (BUSCO:EOG093422VP) has translation MSFVLTETPAGYALLKSSDKKIYKSSSLLKDLDSEEKVLKQFKIAAFSKFQSASNALEEATSISEGKVSEQLKDLLTEAKSDKKTHLVVSETKLANSINKLGLNYSVISDAATLDIYRAIRQYLPDLLPGMTDKDLSTMSLGLAHSIGRYKLKFSPDKVDIMIVQAISLLDELDKEINTYSMRMKEWFGWHFPELAKIVVDSTAYARIILKMGFRTNAQETDFSEILPEDIEQQVKSAAEISMGTEITADDLKNIGALAQQVVDFSTYREQLSNYLNARMKAIAPNLTALVGELVGARLIAHAGSMISLAKAPASTIQILGAEKALFRALKTKHDTPKYGLIYHASLVGQATGKNKGKIARVLAAKAAVALRYDALSEERDDSGDYGLSVRAKVESRLSALEGRDMRTTSKIPKDFKKVEINESKQYNTDADAPVQKKEDSDSESESESESESDSDDEDEEVKKVEKKTKKVEKEAKKVEKEAKKVEKEAKKVEKKRKREDEEEGAEVKKQKKEKKEKKEKHHHKKDKKEHEHKHKDKKEHKHKHKN, from the coding sequence ATGTCGTTCGTCCTTACAGAGACACCAGCAGGTTATGCTCTATTGAAGTCCTCGGACAAAAAGATCTATAAATCCTCGAGTTTACTCAAGGATCTTGACAGTGAGGAGAAGGTTCTTAAACAGTTCAAGATTGCAGCTTTTTCGAAGTTTCAGTCTGCTTCCAATGCCCTTGAAGAAGCTACTTCTATTTCAGAGGGTAAAGTTTCTGAGCAGTTGAAAGATTTGTTAACGGAAGCCAAGTCAGACAAAAAGACGCATTTGGTTGTGTCAGAGACTAAATTGGCCAATTCTATTAACAAGTTAGGATTGAACTACTCTGTCATTAGCGATGCCGCTACTTTGGATATCTACAGAGCAATAAGACAATACTTACcggatcttcttcctgGTATGACAGACAAGGATCTATCGACGATGTCTCTTGGTTTAGCACATTCCATTGGTAGATACAAGTTGAAGTTCAGCCCAGATAAGGTGGATATTATGATTGTTCAGGCCATTTCTTTATTGGATGAGCTTGATAAGGAGATCAATACCTATTCTATGAGAATGAAGGAATGGTTTGGATGGCATTTCCCGGAGTTGGCAAAGATTGTAGTCGACTCTACCGCTTACGCTAGAATCATCCTCAAAATGGGATTCAGAACTAACGCTCAAGAGACCGACTTCAGCGAAATTCTAccagaagatattgagcAACAGGTGAAATCTGCCGCCGAGATCTCTATGGGTACTGAAATTACCGCCGATGATTTAAAGAACATCGGTGCTTTGGCACAACAGGTTGTCGACTTTTCCACATACAGAGAACAGCTATCGAACTATTTAAATGCCAGAATGAAGGCCATAGCGCCAAATCTTACGGCATTAGTGGGAGAGTTAGTTGGAGCCAGATTGATTGCTCATGCAGGATCTatgatttctttggctaAAGCCCCTGCTTCTACCATTCAGATTTTGGGCGCTGAGAAGGCATTGTTCAGAGCTTTGAAGACCAAGCACGACACCCCTAAGTACGGTCTCATTTACCATGCTTCTCTAGTGGGACAAGCTACCGGTAAGAATAAAGGTAAGATTGCCAGAGTGTTAGCTGCTAAAGCTGCTGTGGCACTTAGATACGATGCTTTGAGCgaggaaagagatgatTCTGGTGACTACGGTTTATCTGTCAGGGCTAAAGTTGAGTCTAGGTTGAGTGCTTTAGAGGGAAGAGACATGAGGACTACATCTAAGATACCAAAGGACTTCAAAAAAGTCGAGATCAATGAATCTAAGCAATACAATactgatgctgatgctccagtgcagaagaaggaagacTCTGATTCTGAATCcgaatctgaatctgaatctgagTCTGATTCcgacgatgaagatgaggaggtaaagaaagttgaaaagaagacaaagaaggttgaaaaggaggcaaagaaagttgaaaaggaggcaaagaaagttgaaaaggaggcaaagaaagttgaaaagaagagaaagagagaagatgaggaggaaggTGCTGAGgtgaagaagcagaagaaagagaagaaagagaagaaagaaaaacacCATCAtaagaaagataaaaaagaGCACGAGCACAAGCACAAGGATAAGAAGGAGCATAAACACAAGCACAAGAATTAA